The following proteins are co-located in the Palleronia sp. LCG004 genome:
- a CDS encoding PfkB family carbohydrate kinase, with the protein MPTAKTLVAGFGALSVDEIVHVDAPLSAGKGRVLRRTRAFGGNVATALVAVARLGGEASYIGWLPEDPDDPAIRDLECSGVRTDRAPRDANSRPIRSLISVGSDGERFIAFDDDVPLGTALDTLDDTLSQAGALMIDGYAIESLAAVERARVRSVPVVADIEWVRGPASDRLIALSDHLVLPLGFARAHTGRDDPSEILDALWSSDRAAIVLTDGERGVYYRAGPPSTAGHQSAFEVPVVDTTGAGDCFHGAYAQALVSGADLAERVAFAAAAAALSVTGPGGRDALPGPRQVEDMLSHGPHQANPNKNFRFSKF; encoded by the coding sequence ATGCCCACGGCCAAGACCCTCGTGGCGGGATTCGGCGCGCTTTCCGTGGACGAGATCGTCCATGTGGACGCGCCGCTCTCTGCCGGCAAGGGACGGGTCCTGCGACGCACACGCGCATTCGGCGGCAACGTCGCGACGGCCCTCGTAGCGGTCGCGCGCCTCGGCGGCGAGGCCAGCTATATCGGTTGGCTGCCGGAGGACCCGGACGATCCCGCGATCCGGGATCTTGAATGCAGCGGGGTGCGCACGGATCGCGCGCCTCGCGACGCGAACAGCCGCCCCATCCGTTCGCTGATCTCCGTGGGCTCCGACGGAGAGCGGTTCATCGCATTCGACGACGACGTGCCACTGGGCACCGCCCTCGATACACTCGACGACACGCTCTCTCAGGCCGGGGCATTGATGATCGACGGCTATGCGATCGAATCCCTTGCAGCTGTCGAACGCGCGCGCGTCCGTTCAGTCCCGGTCGTGGCAGATATCGAATGGGTGCGCGGACCGGCGAGCGACCGGCTGATCGCACTTTCCGACCATCTTGTTCTGCCGCTAGGGTTCGCCCGCGCCCATACAGGGCGAGACGACCCGTCCGAAATTCTCGATGCACTCTGGTCCTCCGATCGCGCCGCGATCGTGCTGACGGATGGTGAGCGGGGTGTATACTATCGTGCGGGCCCCCCTTCCACGGCCGGCCACCAATCCGCATTCGAAGTTCCGGTCGTCGACACGACCGGGGCAGGCGACTGCTTTCACGGGGCCTATGCACAGGCGCTCGTCTCCGGGGCCGATCTGGCCGAGCGTGTCGCCTTTGCAGCCGCCGCCGCCGCCCTGTCGGTGACTGGACCCGGCGGGCGCGACGCCCTGCCCGGGCCGAGACAGGTCGAGGACATGCTTTCCCATGGGCCGCATCAGGCCAATCCGAACAAAAACTTTCGGTTTAGTAAATTCTAG
- a CDS encoding LacI family DNA-binding transcriptional regulator — MVQKTFRSMEEFARACGVSRPTAAKYFNDPQDVKPATRARIEAVLKTSEFEPNSFVRHLSSKIARNVGIIVPTIYDPFFAKLVSDLESALRARNFWPIQISCQTRPDLEEEAAQRMLDFKVAGVVVAPLGNLSRPGVFDQLKASIPTVSFDVPLGDDVPFVSNDHSEGMAAMVQYLCRSGEPPVLIEGPHLTDNVLIRQESYRRTMQAEGCEPIVVDFSAEASWDMERLGREQMMRLLKEGLPGKTLLCSNDRIAFGVISAACDAGLRIGRDSGDDIRIAGHDDHPLSRYIWPPLTTTAQDTEAIAQETVQQLLDLLSADASGRDVAPARMRVRSTLMMRKSA; from the coding sequence ATGGTGCAGAAAACGTTCAGATCGATGGAGGAGTTCGCGAGGGCATGCGGCGTCTCCCGCCCGACAGCGGCCAAGTATTTCAACGATCCCCAGGACGTGAAACCGGCGACGCGTGCCCGGATCGAGGCCGTTCTCAAGACATCGGAATTCGAACCGAATTCCTTCGTACGGCATCTCAGCAGCAAGATCGCCCGCAACGTAGGCATCATCGTCCCGACGATCTACGACCCGTTCTTCGCCAAGCTCGTCTCCGACCTCGAATCGGCTCTCAGGGCTCGCAACTTCTGGCCGATCCAGATTTCGTGCCAGACGCGTCCCGACCTCGAGGAGGAGGCCGCGCAGAGGATGCTCGACTTCAAGGTCGCGGGTGTGGTGGTTGCCCCGCTCGGCAACCTCTCGAGACCGGGCGTCTTCGACCAGCTAAAGGCCAGCATCCCGACGGTCAGCTTCGACGTGCCGCTGGGCGACGACGTCCCCTTCGTGAGCAACGATCACAGCGAGGGGATGGCCGCGATGGTGCAGTATCTCTGCCGCTCGGGCGAACCGCCAGTCCTGATCGAGGGGCCGCACCTGACCGACAATGTGCTGATCCGCCAGGAATCCTATCGTCGGACCATGCAGGCCGAGGGGTGCGAGCCCATCGTCGTCGATTTCTCGGCCGAAGCTTCGTGGGATATGGAGCGTCTGGGCCGCGAGCAGATGATGCGCCTGCTGAAGGAGGGGCTGCCAGGCAAGACGCTGCTCTGCTCGAACGACCGGATCGCCTTCGGCGTCATCTCGGCAGCTTGCGATGCGGGCCTGAGGATCGGGCGCGATTCCGGCGACGACATCCGCATCGCCGGGCACGACGATCATCCGCTGAGCAGGTACATCTGGCCGCCTTTGACGACGACCGCGCAGGATACAGAGGCGATCGCGCAGGAGACGGTCCAGCAATTGCTCGACCTGCTCAGCGCCGATGCATCGGGGCGGGACGTCGCGCCAGCCCGCATGCGCGTGCGTTCGACGCTGATGATGCGGAAATCCGCCTGA
- a CDS encoding class I fructose-bisphosphate aldolase, protein MTLGTQVRLARLFSHPSGNLFGGAVDHFVGYGDVRQGGLADLPGALARVMRGKPDYVSIQPGAARHLWPQYAGQAALVIQGGCFVPDDRISELIATPEDAVRAGADALAVAIPVRGNTEGRYIRWLTDSVNAAARFGMPVVAHIYPRDFTDGTKIVFTPDEIAYAARIGIETGVDVIKIGYTGDFESYKETVRTSPVPVVIAGGPKADTLLKALEQTAEAIQAGARGAVVGRNLWGHGDPEMSARAFRGVIHDGLPAEDALKQAQG, encoded by the coding sequence ATGACACTCGGCACCCAGGTCCGCCTCGCGCGGCTTTTCTCGCACCCCTCGGGCAACCTCTTCGGCGGCGCGGTCGATCACTTCGTGGGCTACGGCGACGTGCGGCAGGGCGGCCTCGCGGACCTGCCCGGCGCGCTCGCCCGCGTTATGCGCGGCAAACCTGATTACGTCAGCATCCAGCCGGGCGCGGCGCGCCATCTCTGGCCGCAATATGCCGGTCAGGCCGCACTCGTCATCCAGGGCGGGTGCTTCGTTCCAGACGACCGCATCAGCGAGCTGATCGCCACGCCCGAGGACGCGGTTCGGGCAGGTGCCGACGCGCTTGCCGTCGCGATCCCGGTTCGCGGCAACACGGAAGGGCGCTACATCCGCTGGCTGACCGATTCCGTGAACGCCGCCGCACGCTTCGGCATGCCCGTCGTCGCCCATATCTACCCGCGCGACTTCACCGACGGGACCAAGATCGTCTTCACTCCGGACGAGATCGCCTATGCCGCGCGGATCGGCATCGAGACGGGCGTCGACGTCATCAAGATCGGCTATACCGGCGACTTCGAAAGCTACAAGGAAACCGTCCGCACCAGCCCCGTTCCCGTGGTGATCGCGGGCGGACCCAAGGCCGACACGCTTCTGAAGGCCCTCGAACAGACGGCCGAGGCGATCCAGGCCGGCGCGCGCGGTGCGGTCGTCGGGCGCAATCTCTGGGGTCACGGCGATCCGGAGATGTCGGCCCGTGCGTTCCGCGGCGTGATCCACGACGGATTGCCCGCCGAGGATGCACTGAAGCAAGCGCAGGGCTGA
- a CDS encoding sugar phosphate isomerase/epimerase: MADRTFRFGCQTFTWEMLGDGWTGGPDDLVEAIAAAGYEGIEITDTMIGHYADRPADFARRLDEAGLALAAFAFGSKGGFSEPSLVDDDLEACRRWCAFAAHFPGAVASMGSATAMSPGARDDKLKVAADIYARATEIGRAEGVDVAVHPSSHHDTLLYDRSDYDRLFDIMDASVGWVPDTGHILRGGQDPVEAMIRHRARIRYVHLKDVTRQGDWAMMGEGVCDTRAILETAAGAPRFNGWVVVEEESETAGRDPADAIHRNRETLRAIDFG; encoded by the coding sequence ATGGCGGATCGCACGTTCAGGTTCGGATGCCAGACGTTCACATGGGAAATGCTCGGGGATGGCTGGACAGGAGGGCCCGACGATCTCGTCGAGGCGATCGCCGCGGCGGGATACGAGGGGATCGAGATCACCGACACGATGATCGGTCATTATGCCGACCGTCCCGCCGATTTCGCCCGGCGGCTCGACGAGGCGGGACTTGCACTTGCGGCCTTCGCGTTCGGATCGAAGGGCGGCTTCAGCGAGCCGAGCCTCGTCGATGACGACCTCGAGGCCTGCCGCAGATGGTGCGCCTTCGCGGCTCATTTCCCCGGCGCGGTCGCCTCCATGGGCTCGGCGACGGCGATGTCGCCCGGCGCTCGCGACGACAAGCTGAAGGTCGCCGCCGACATCTATGCCCGCGCGACCGAGATCGGACGCGCCGAAGGCGTCGACGTGGCGGTGCACCCGTCCTCGCATCACGACACGCTGCTCTACGACCGGTCCGATTACGACCGTCTGTTCGACATCATGGACGCAAGCGTCGGATGGGTCCCCGATACCGGACACATCCTGCGCGGCGGTCAGGACCCGGTCGAGGCCATGATCCGGCATCGCGCCCGCATCCGGTACGTCCACCTCAAGGATGTCACCCGGCAGGGCGATTGGGCGATGATGGGCGAAGGCGTCTGCGACACCCGCGCGATCCTCGAAACCGCCGCCGGCGCGCCGCGCTTCAATGGATGGGTCGTCGTCGAGGAGGAATCCGAGACCGCGGGCCGTGATCCGGCCGACGCGATCCACCGCAACCGCGAGACCCTGAGGGCGATCGATTTCGGCTGA
- a CDS encoding alpha/beta hydrolase: MSGLDPSAARALATAAARGGVSVADLSPEAARAQYLDGHAADQLPLEPVAQVEDAIHDGIRLRIWRGAGAPERDAPALLYMHGGGWVIGTIETHEWICRAIANRAGAVVVAPDYRLAPEAPFPAGLEDCLRALRHIHSEAASYGIDPARIAVGGDSAGGNLAASLALMSRDGEAPGISAQILFYPNTDQDQASETFGSHGEGFGLTAREMAWFRDHYLGEGTRRSDPRAAPLKATTLAGTAPAVIVLAGQDVLFSEGLAYARRLEVECGVSLRIWAGQIHGFVSKSAMIPEAVEAIEWSCARWTTRG; the protein is encoded by the coding sequence GTGAGCGGCCTCGATCCCTCGGCGGCCCGCGCGCTTGCCACGGCTGCGGCGCGGGGGGGCGTGTCGGTCGCCGACCTTTCGCCAGAAGCCGCGCGCGCACAGTATCTCGACGGTCATGCCGCCGACCAGCTGCCGCTCGAACCGGTGGCGCAGGTCGAGGATGCAATCCATGACGGTATTCGGCTGAGAATCTGGCGGGGAGCGGGCGCGCCCGAGCGCGACGCGCCCGCGCTTCTCTACATGCACGGGGGCGGGTGGGTCATCGGCACGATCGAGACCCACGAGTGGATCTGCCGGGCGATTGCCAACCGGGCGGGAGCGGTGGTCGTCGCACCGGATTACCGGCTGGCCCCCGAAGCGCCGTTTCCCGCGGGGCTGGAGGATTGTCTGCGCGCGCTGCGACATATCCATTCCGAGGCGGCGTCCTACGGGATCGATCCCGCGCGCATCGCGGTGGGCGGCGACAGCGCGGGCGGCAACCTGGCGGCCTCGCTGGCCCTCATGTCGCGGGACGGAGAGGCCCCCGGGATCTCCGCGCAGATCCTGTTTTACCCCAACACGGACCAGGACCAGGCATCGGAGACCTTCGGCAGCCATGGCGAGGGGTTCGGTCTGACCGCGCGGGAGATGGCGTGGTTCCGCGATCATTACCTCGGGGAGGGGACGCGGCGGAGCGACCCTCGTGCAGCCCCACTCAAGGCTACGACGCTTGCCGGAACGGCACCGGCCGTAATCGTGCTCGCGGGGCAGGATGTTCTCTTCTCCGAGGGGCTGGCCTATGCGAGGCGGCTCGAGGTTGAATGCGGGGTGAGCCTGCGGATCTGGGCCGGGCAAATCCACGGTTTCGTGTCGAAATCGGCGATGATCCCCGAGGCGGTCGAGGCGATCGAGTGGTCCTGCGCCCGCTGGACCACCCGGGGCTGA
- a CDS encoding sugar ABC transporter substrate-binding protein — protein MKTNKTLALLGGTAAAWIFGVTGAMAQVELEFSQWWEPELPAGSLRAIMDDFEAEHPDITVTLVSGPYATTRDQIAIGAASGTMSDVVGLDGAWVNSLSSQNAIADMTPLMDESGFDKSQVADIVTVDDKAVMFPVASFVYPIFVNTDLAEEAGVTEMPETRAEFLEAAKMMTDAEANRYGWSLPLSLQSPSSVLNDMMSWVWASGGSMLENGQPNLEGEDVVGMLDYINQLHEAGVISPGIATKTEQEKVEEFVNGRIGMMVDTLAHVNLIRERNPDLNFDIIPIPVVEGYEGERGLTYASWGIGISEQTENKEEAWQLVEYMMSEEVNARLVSLANAFPGNVNAQPDFVDSDEAFAKAFEIFQETYLANEFTGLPVAVDLMRQFAVETQKMLEGQESPEEAAANAQAGWMKEF, from the coding sequence ATGAAGACCAACAAGACGCTCGCACTTCTCGGTGGAACGGCCGCCGCGTGGATCTTCGGCGTGACCGGCGCAATGGCGCAGGTCGAGCTCGAGTTCAGCCAGTGGTGGGAACCCGAATTGCCCGCCGGATCGCTGCGCGCGATCATGGACGATTTCGAGGCCGAACACCCCGACATCACCGTCACCCTCGTCAGCGGACCCTACGCGACCACACGCGACCAGATCGCGATCGGTGCCGCCAGCGGAACGATGAGCGACGTGGTCGGTCTCGACGGGGCCTGGGTCAACAGCCTCTCGTCGCAGAACGCGATCGCCGACATGACGCCGCTGATGGACGAAAGCGGCTTCGACAAGAGTCAGGTCGCCGACATCGTCACGGTCGACGACAAGGCGGTGATGTTTCCCGTCGCCTCCTTCGTCTACCCGATCTTCGTGAACACCGATCTGGCCGAAGAAGCCGGCGTGACCGAGATGCCCGAAACGCGTGCCGAGTTCCTCGAGGCCGCGAAGATGATGACCGATGCCGAGGCGAACCGCTACGGATGGTCGCTCCCGCTGTCGCTGCAATCCCCGTCGAGCGTTCTGAACGACATGATGTCGTGGGTCTGGGCCTCGGGCGGCAGCATGCTTGAGAACGGTCAGCCCAACCTCGAGGGCGAAGACGTGGTCGGCATGCTCGACTACATCAACCAGCTTCACGAGGCGGGCGTGATCTCTCCCGGGATCGCGACCAAGACGGAACAGGAGAAGGTCGAGGAATTCGTCAACGGCCGCATCGGCATGATGGTCGACACCCTCGCCCATGTGAACCTGATCCGCGAGCGCAATCCCGATCTCAACTTCGACATCATCCCGATCCCGGTCGTCGAGGGTTACGAGGGCGAGCGCGGCCTGACCTACGCATCCTGGGGTATCGGCATCTCCGAGCAGACCGAGAACAAGGAAGAGGCCTGGCAGCTCGTCGAATACATGATGAGCGAAGAGGTCAACGCGCGTCTCGTATCGCTTGCCAACGCCTTCCCGGGCAACGTCAATGCACAGCCCGATTTCGTCGACAGCGACGAGGCCTTCGCCAAGGCGTTCGAGATCTTCCAGGAGACCTATCTCGCGAACGAGTTCACGGGCCTCCCGGTCGCCGTCGACCTGATGCGCCAGTTCGCGGTCGAGACCCAGAAGATGCTCGAAGGGCAGGAGAGCCCCGAAGAGGCCGCGGCCAACGCACAGGCCGGCTGGATGAAGGAATTCTGA
- a CDS encoding ABC transporter ATP-binding protein: MAGVVLENINKSFGNFHAIRDLNLSIADGEFLILVGPSGCGKSTALRMIAGLEDISSGSLMIGGVDVAGMAPKERDIAMVFQSYALYPHMTVAENIGFSMRLAGKKKAERQKRVREIADTLQLTALLDSKPGNLSGGQRQRVAMGRAMVRAPAAFLMDEPLSNLDAKLRVQMRAEIASLQRQLGVTTIYVTHDQTEAMTMGDRVAVMKGGILQQVDTPKRLYEAPVNAFVAGFIGSPSMNLFEARLSGGTLEADGFSLRLDDDALARRPGLRAYEGGKVVFGIRPENLFDSKLASGARYQTVPAQVVTIEELGSEHVVHLRLDAVAVDSGDPDAVEDLGGMSNAVAKFEPASTVSAGERAEVGIDTAALHFFDPKSHLAIS; the protein is encoded by the coding sequence ATGGCCGGCGTTGTGCTGGAGAACATCAACAAGAGCTTCGGGAATTTTCATGCGATCAGGGATCTCAACCTGTCGATCGCGGACGGTGAATTCCTGATCCTCGTCGGGCCTTCGGGCTGCGGCAAGTCGACGGCGCTGCGGATGATCGCGGGGCTGGAGGACATCAGCAGCGGCAGCCTGATGATCGGTGGCGTGGACGTGGCCGGAATGGCCCCGAAGGAACGCGACATCGCGATGGTGTTCCAGTCCTACGCACTCTATCCACACATGACAGTGGCCGAGAATATCGGGTTCTCCATGCGACTGGCCGGCAAGAAGAAAGCCGAACGCCAGAAACGCGTCCGCGAGATCGCCGACACGCTGCAACTGACGGCCCTTCTCGACAGCAAGCCCGGCAATCTCTCGGGCGGCCAGAGGCAGCGTGTCGCCATGGGCCGCGCCATGGTCCGCGCCCCTGCCGCCTTTCTCATGGATGAGCCGCTCTCCAATCTTGACGCCAAACTGCGCGTGCAGATGCGGGCCGAGATCGCCAGCCTCCAGCGCCAGCTGGGCGTCACCACGATCTACGTGACCCACGACCAGACCGAAGCCATGACGATGGGCGACCGCGTCGCGGTGATGAAGGGCGGCATTCTCCAACAGGTCGATACGCCGAAACGCCTCTACGAGGCACCCGTCAACGCTTTCGTTGCAGGCTTCATCGGATCGCCCTCCATGAACCTCTTCGAGGCACGCCTGTCGGGCGGAACGCTTGAGGCCGACGGCTTCTCGCTCAGGCTCGACGACGATGCACTGGCTCGCCGGCCGGGCCTCAGGGCCTATGAAGGTGGCAAGGTCGTCTTCGGCATCCGTCCCGAGAACCTCTTCGACAGCAAACTTGCATCGGGGGCGCGCTACCAGACGGTGCCGGCCCAGGTCGTGACGATCGAGGAACTCGGCTCCGAGCACGTCGTGCATCTGCGCCTCGACGCGGTGGCCGTCGATTCAGGCGATCCCGACGCTGTCGAGGATCTGGGCGGCATGTCGAATGCCGTCGCCAAGTTCGAACCGGCAAGCACGGTCTCGGCGGGCGAACGGGCCGAGGTCGGCATCGACACCGCGGCGCTGCACTTCTTCGATCCGAAATCGCACCTGGCGATCTCGTGA
- a CDS encoding Gfo/Idh/MocA family oxidoreductase — MSMTNGDRLRIGLVGCGNISLAYLLNAEMFDGVSVTACADLSQAAARARGDAFGLKVMGTDEILVSPDVDLILNLTVPAAHYDISRRALEAGKHVFTEKPLSTNTTDGRALVELARAKGLSIGSAPDTFLGAAGRHARRLIEDGAIGRPVTGTAFMMGRGMEHWHPDPGFYYQPGGGPVMDMGPYYLSMLVNLIGPVRRVQALATSAHAERELSAEGPLKGTTIPVGTPTSVSSLLDFAGGAQVTFVTSWDVYRHTNRQIELHGTEGSIGLPDPDNFSGIVSLSERGAPWADLDTAGLPFGALNWPREAPDRGNYRMLGLADMATALIEGRPARASGDLALHVLEIMESILKAAETGQPVEVSATECQPAIFSEDDAKRLLS, encoded by the coding sequence ATGTCGATGACGAACGGAGACCGGCTGCGGATCGGGCTTGTCGGCTGCGGGAACATCTCGCTCGCCTACCTGCTCAACGCCGAGATGTTCGACGGGGTGAGCGTGACGGCCTGCGCCGACCTCTCGCAGGCGGCGGCGCGGGCGCGCGGGGATGCCTTCGGGCTGAAGGTTATGGGAACGGACGAGATCCTCGTCTCGCCCGATGTCGACCTGATCCTGAACCTCACCGTGCCTGCAGCGCATTACGACATCTCGCGCCGTGCGCTCGAAGCTGGCAAGCACGTCTTTACCGAGAAACCGCTGAGCACGAACACAACCGACGGACGCGCGCTGGTCGAGCTCGCACGTGCGAAGGGGTTATCGATCGGATCCGCTCCGGACACGTTCCTCGGGGCGGCGGGGCGACATGCGCGCCGCTTGATAGAGGACGGCGCGATCGGCCGTCCGGTCACCGGCACGGCGTTCATGATGGGCCGGGGGATGGAGCATTGGCATCCCGATCCGGGCTTCTACTATCAGCCTGGCGGGGGGCCCGTGATGGATATGGGGCCGTATTACCTCAGCATGTTGGTGAACCTCATCGGTCCGGTGCGGCGGGTCCAGGCGCTCGCCACGAGCGCGCATGCCGAGCGGGAGCTGAGCGCCGAAGGGCCGTTGAAGGGCACGACGATCCCCGTGGGCACGCCGACCAGCGTCTCGTCCCTGCTCGACTTCGCGGGCGGCGCGCAGGTCACGTTCGTGACCTCCTGGGACGTCTATCGCCATACGAACCGGCAGATCGAGCTGCACGGCACCGAAGGGTCGATCGGCCTGCCCGACCCCGACAATTTCAGCGGCATTGTCAGCCTGTCGGAGCGGGGTGCGCCCTGGGCGGATCTTGATACTGCGGGCCTTCCGTTCGGTGCGCTCAACTGGCCGAGGGAGGCACCCGATCGGGGCAATTACAGGATGCTGGGCCTTGCCGACATGGCCACCGCCCTGATCGAGGGACGCCCCGCCCGTGCATCGGGCGATCTGGCGCTGCACGTGCTTGAGATCATGGAATCGATCCTGAAGGCCGCCGAGACCGGCCAGCCGGTCGAGGTGAGCGCGACCGAATGCCAGCCGGCGATCTTCAGCGAGGACGATGCGAAGCGGCTGTTGTCGTGA